The following are from one region of the Terriglobales bacterium genome:
- a CDS encoding TIGR03118 family protein, with the protein MISRVALLLLALGTMISSPSILLAQQIGYKQTNLTANTSGVANQTDPQLINPWGIAFLPGNPFWVANNRSGTSTLYDAQGNKQQLVVTIPSASVSPCSPGCPTGIVANSSADFNGGAFIFDTDDGTIANWTGTNSAVVAFDNSQSGADYKGLALLNNGSANFLLAANFSSGKIDVFDRNFKPTSLSGSFTDPNLPPGFAPHAVHVINNQVYVAYAMQDATMRRPVRGAGIGVVDIFDMNGNFVKTFATGGQLNAPWGVVATPASFGTFSNAILVGNFGDGTISAFDSTGKSLGQVTDSANNVIANPGLWDMVFGAGGTGDPNTLYFTAGGPTLSSGLFATMIPASAVTTGDFTLIVSSQSLSLAQGQSTDISVSASGSGGFSGAISLSCTAPAGVTCSFSPTTITPGSSIASSTLMLATSAMAPPGGYVTAGMMGWLPFSGLAPLGMVFAFRRRNRQSMVRRWKLILWSGIVCVLALGLLLTAGCGSSSNSSTGSTVTVMVTGTSGAISHTTPVALTIH; encoded by the coding sequence ATGATTAGTAGAGTCGCTTTATTATTACTTGCGCTGGGCACAATGATAAGCAGTCCTTCCATTCTTTTGGCTCAGCAAATCGGCTACAAGCAAACGAACTTAACGGCCAACACGAGCGGTGTGGCGAATCAAACAGACCCTCAACTGATTAACCCGTGGGGAATAGCTTTTCTTCCGGGTAATCCATTCTGGGTTGCCAATAATCGTAGCGGCACTTCAACCTTGTACGATGCCCAAGGCAACAAGCAGCAATTAGTGGTGACGATACCGAGCGCTTCGGTGAGTCCTTGCAGCCCCGGCTGCCCGACCGGGATCGTGGCTAACAGCAGCGCCGATTTCAACGGAGGCGCTTTTATCTTCGACACCGATGATGGCACTATCGCTAACTGGACTGGCACCAACAGCGCCGTCGTGGCATTCGACAATTCCCAAAGCGGGGCGGACTACAAAGGCCTCGCATTGCTGAATAATGGCTCGGCCAACTTCCTTTTGGCCGCCAACTTCAGCAGCGGGAAAATCGACGTGTTTGACCGCAACTTCAAGCCCACATCACTCTCGGGCTCGTTTACCGATCCCAACCTTCCGCCGGGATTTGCTCCACACGCTGTCCACGTCATCAATAATCAGGTTTATGTTGCATACGCGATGCAAGATGCCACAATGCGTCGTCCGGTTCGCGGTGCTGGGATCGGTGTCGTGGACATCTTTGATATGAATGGAAACTTTGTGAAGACATTCGCGACCGGCGGACAGCTGAACGCTCCCTGGGGAGTGGTTGCGACACCAGCGTCCTTTGGAACGTTTTCGAATGCCATCCTGGTAGGGAATTTCGGCGACGGTACGATTAGCGCATTCGATTCCACGGGAAAGTCTCTGGGCCAAGTTACCGACAGTGCAAACAATGTGATTGCCAACCCGGGCTTGTGGGACATGGTATTTGGAGCAGGTGGGACAGGAGATCCAAATACTCTCTACTTCACGGCAGGAGGACCTACTCTGAGCAGTGGCTTGTTTGCGACGATGATACCTGCGAGCGCCGTTACCACAGGCGACTTTACATTAATCGTCTCATCACAAAGTCTGAGTCTAGCCCAAGGACAGTCGACTGATATATCCGTCAGTGCTAGCGGGAGCGGAGGGTTTAGCGGAGCGATCTCGCTGAGTTGCACTGCTCCGGCAGGTGTAACTTGCTCTTTCTCGCCGACGACAATTACTCCTGGATCGAGCATTGCTAGCTCTACGTTAATGCTCGCTACATCTGCGATGGCCCCGCCCGGGGGGTACGTCACAGCTGGAATGATGGGTTGGTTGCCCTTCTCTGGCCTGGCTCCGCTGGGTATGGTATTTGCTTTCCGCAGACGGAATCGCCAATCCATGGTTAGGCGATGGAAACTTATACTCTGGTCAGGAATAGTGTGCGTGCTGGCGCTTGGCCTGCTACT